Within the Bacillus pumilus genome, the region TAAAGCTAAAGGGAAGAACATTATTAAAATCCATTTAGAAAGCTTCCAGTCTTTCTTAATTGACTACAAACTAAATGGAGAAGAAGTGACACCGTTTTTAAACAAGCTGGCTCATGGGAAAGAGGACTTTACGTATTTCGATAACTTCTTCCATCAGACAGGTCAAGGAAAGACAGCTGATGCTGAGCTGATGATGGATAATAGTATGTTCGGCTTGCCAGAGGGAGCAGCGTTTGTGACAAAAGGTGAAAATACTTACCAATCACTCCCTGCCATCCTAGATCAAAAAGCAGGCTATACGAGCGCAGTGCTTCACGGCGACTATAAATCTTTCTGGAACCGTGACACGATTTATAAGCATATGGGATATGATCAATTCTTTGATGCTTCCTATTACAACATGGATGAAGAAAATCTTGTGAATATGGGTCTGAAGGATAAACCATTCTTCAAAGAATCAATTCCGATGCTAGAATCAATGAAAAAACCATTTTATGCACATTTAATGACATTAACTAATCACTATCCATTTAATTTAGATGAAAAAGATGCGACGATTGCTAAGGCAACAACTGGTGACAAAACAGTAGATAACTACTTCCAAACAGCAAGATATCTAGATGAATCATTAGAGCAATTCTTTAAAGACTTGAAAAAGTCAGGTATGTATAAAGACTCTGTCATTTTATTATATGGTGACCATAATGGTATTTCTGAAAACCATAACCGTGCAATGAGCGAGATTCAAGGGAAAGAAATTACACCTTATCAAAATGCACAAAACCAGCGTGTACCACTCATGATTCGTATTCCTGGCAAACAGGGCGGCGTGAACCATACGTATGGTGGTGAAGTAGATGTGATGCCTACGCTTCTTCACTTACAAGGTATTGATTCAAATGAGTATGTGAATTTTGGAACAGATCTATTCTCTAAGAAGCATGATCAAACTGTTGCATTTCGTAACGGAAACTATGTGACACCAAAATATACACTTGTAGATAACACTGTCTACGATACAAAAACAGGTAAAGTTGTGAAACAAAATAAAAAGACAGAGGCGATTAAAGCCCGTGTCGATAATCAGTTAAGCCTTTCAGATAAAGTGCTTTATAGGGATCTTCTTCGATTCCATAAGCTGTCTGACTTTAAACCAGTGAATCCATCTGATTATTTCTATGGTAAATCAAAAGATAAAGAAGAGGATTCTTCTGCTAAGTAACTGAGTTTTGGGCAAGCACAGAAGGGTGCTTGCCTTTTTCTCTCTCATCGCTTGATTTGTTGGCAAAATTTGTTTATATTTAGGGTGATACAAGAGTAAATGCTGGCGTAAAGCTGGCAGAAACTCATTTCGTCCTAGGGGATTTCAGGAGGAGCTTATGACAACAAATACAAAAACACAAAAAAAGAAGTCAGAAGTATGGGGCTGGCTTAAAGCGATTTTAATCGCATTCATCGCTGTTTTTATCATTCGTAACTTTTTATTCGCACCGTACATTGTAAAAGGAACCTCTATGGAACCAACATTGCATAATACAGAACGGGTTTTTGTGAATAAAACGGTTGATTACTTCGGTGATTATAAGCGGGGACAGATCATTGTTCTTGATGGGGAAGACCGCAGCACTCATTATGTTAAACGATTAATTGGTTTACCTGGTGATAAAATTGAAATGAAAAATGACCAACTGTATGTCAATGGTCAAAAAGTGGCTGAGCCTTACTTAGCGTCAAACAAAAAGAAAGCAGCAGCAGATGGCATCTTGTTGACACCTGATTTTGGTCCTCTTACTGTACCAAAAGGAAAGTATTTTGTCATGGGTGACAATCGTCAAAATTCAATGGACAGTCGCAATGGCTTAGGTCTTTTTACAAAGAGTGATATTCAAGGAACGACATCATTTGTGTTTTATCCTTTCCAAGACGTTCGACTACTTAACGATTAATAACACGTAAAAAAGCACACCACAGTGTGCTTTCAGCTTGTAGACAAAGTCTACAAGCTTTTTTGTATAATAAGGGTAATAACAATAATCTGTGGGGGATAAACATGTTATCGAAACGTGAAGAAGAAAGAAGAAATCAATTAGAAGTAGTGGCTTTAGATGAATTAGTGCCTGAAGATCATCTTGTGCGGAAAATTGAACAAGCAATCGATTTCGATTTCATTTATGATCTTGTCAAAGATCATTATAGTTCTGATAATGGTAGACCAAGTGTTGATCCTGTTGTTCTCATTAAGATGGTCTTAATCCAATATCTATTTGGCATTCGCTCCATGCGTCAAACCATTAAAGAAATTGAAACCAATGTGGCTTATCGTTGGTTTATTGGGTATGGATTTTCGGAGAAAATTCCGCACTTTTCTACCTTCGGTAAAAACTACGTGAGACGCTTCCACGATACAGATTTATTCGAACAAATTTTTTATCGAATCTTAAGAGAAGCGATGAAAAAAGGGCTCGTTGACCCGTCTATCGCCTTCATTGATTCGACTCATGTCAAAGCGAACGCCAATAAGAAAAAACTTGAAAAGAAAATCGTTCGAGTTGAGACAAGAAGTTATCAAAATCAGCTTCATGAAGAGATCAATATTGATCGTGAAGAACATGGAAAAAAGCCCTTACCCCTACAGAATAAAGAAGAAACAAAAGAAATCAAGGTCAGTACAACTGACCCAGAGAGTGGCTATTATGTAAAGGATGAACGTGAAAAGTCATTTGCTTATTCATTTCATACAGCGTGTGATTCAAAAGGATTTATTTTAGGCTCGCTGGTCACAGGCGGAAATGTTCATGATAGTCGTATGTTGGATTCACTCGTATCAAAAGTGACAGAGAAAGTCGGAAAACCAAATGTAGTCGCAGTAGATGCGGGGTATAAAACACCTTACATCGCTAAGTTCTTAATGGATCAAGAGATAAGACCTGTCATGCCCTACACTCGTCCAAGAACAAAAGCTGGTTATTTGAAAAAGAATGAATACGTATATGATGCATATTTTGATTGTTACATTTGCCCCAACGGGCAAATTCTCTCTTATCGTACAACGACTAGAGAAGGCTATAAGCAATATGTATCCGATTCAGAAGTATGTGAGTCCTGCTCGTTTTTAGATAACTGTACCCAAAGTCAAAACCACACCAAACAAATTCATCGGCATATTTGGCAGGATTATCTAGATGAAGCAGACAATCTGAGACTCACTGAAATAAATAAGAGCATCTACGCAAAACGGAAAGAAACGATTGAACGCGTTTTTGCGGATGCAAAAGAAAAGCATGGTATGCGTTGGACGAAACTTCGTGGACTAAAAAAAGTTTCAATGCAAGCGATGCTTACTTTCGCTGCCATGAACCTTAAAAAACTAGCAAACTGGACATGGAAAGTACCATGTCCAGCGTAAAACACATGATGTTTTTCAAAAAAAATGTGAAAACCCCACTTTTACTTGAAGTAAAGGTAGGGTTTGTCTACGGTCTGAAAGCACACCACAGTGTGCTTTTTCTATTTTATTCAGCCTGACTTTTTGTGATTGCTTGTTCAAGGTCTGCGATAATGTCTTCAATCGCTTCTGTTCCAACAGATAAACGAATAAGCTCTGGTGTGACGCCTGTCGCTATTTGTTCTGCTTCACTTAATTGCTGATGCGTTGTGCTGGCAGGATGAATAATGAGTGATTTAGAATCGCCCACATTTGCAAGGTGTGAAAATAACTTAACGGAATCAATGAGTTTTTTACCTGCTTCTCGTCCACCTTTAATACCAAATGTGAGAATAGCGCCTTGTCCTTTTGGCAAATAGGTTTGAGCAAGCTCATAAGATTCATGGCTTTCAAGACCTGGATAGCTTACCCAATCTACAAGAGGATGATCTTGTAAGAATTGCGCTGTTTTTAATGCATTTTCACTATGTCTCTCCAGGCGCAGATGCAGAGTTTCTAGGCCTTGCAAAAGTAAAAATGAGTTAAAAGGTGATAAGGCTGCTCCTAAATCCCGTAAGAGCTGCACACGTGCTTTTGTGATATAAGCCGCTTCTCCAATTGCTTCGGTATACGTCAGACCGTGATAACTTGGATCTGGTTCAGTCAGCCCCTTGAACTTATCACTGTCAGCCCAAGGAAACTTGCCGCTATCGACAATGACACCGCCAATTGATGTACCATGACCGCCAATGAATTTCGTAGCGGAATGGACAACAATGTCTGCACCAAACTCAATTGGTCTTAATAAATAAGGACTTGCAAGTGTATTATCCACAATAAGCGGGATATGGTGCTTGTGTGCAATGGTTGAGATGGCTTCAATATGTAGAATATCGCCTTTAGGATTCCCAATGCTTTCTGCATACACTGCCTTCGTTTTGTCTGTAATGGCTGCTTCGAGTTCTTCTAAATTGGATGAATCAACAAATTTCACTGTAATGCCGAGTTTTTTGAGTGTATGAGCAAATAAATTGTACGTGCCTCCATAAAGGCTGCTGGATGAGACAATTTCGTCGCCAGCTCCTGCAATGTTTAAAATAGAATAAGTGGTCGCTGCTTGTCCAGAAGAGACAGCAAGTGCACCAATGCCGCCCTCAAGCTCGGCGATCCGTTTTTCAAAGACGTCATTTGTAGGGTTCATAATGCGAGAATAAATATTTCCGGGTTCCTGCAGTCCGAATAAATTCGCCGCATGCTCACTATCTCTAAAACCGAAAGAGCTTGTTTGATAAATAGGCACGGCTCTTGAATAGGTTGCTGAATCAAGCTCCTGACCTGCGTGAATGGCTTTCGTTTCTAAACGGAATGGACGTTCTTCTGACATGTGTGTATCCTCCTTTTGTTAGATAGAACCAACTACTTTGATAAGAAATATTTAATAAGACTATAAATCTTGTTTCATGCTTGGTCAATCATTTTTTAGATAAATCTGAAAAAATAATAAATAAAGTTGATAGGCTTTTTTATTTCAATAAGAAAAGGTAGGGACATGCTGGATGAAAAAGAGGGATGGTTTCATTAGAGAATACGGATCCGTTTTTTGAAAGCAATTAATCATTGACAGCTAGTGAAATCATGGAATGTTTATGTTGTATTGCTCTTTCATAGTAAGAAGCGAATCATATGTTGAATGTGACTTAAGAAAAGGAAGGGCTTTTTTCCCAACGGACTTTCTTGTATATACATATTTTAAGTGACAAGAGAAGAAGGAAAATAGACTCACTCTTTTGTCGGAATTATCAGTAAATATTTCATAAATAATGTGTTAACGACATATAATCAGGACTTTTTTATCTGATATATCGGGGGAATTCTTTCTATTTCACAAAAAAGAAAGAATATATAAAGGGATTGATAAATAAGGACTATTTCAAAAAATGAAGCTTTTATTGCCATTATATGGGTTTGGTGGTTCTTAAGGGGTGGGAAAATCTAGATAATAAGTTAGAGGTTCTACACTTAAAAGTGAAGAATTGAATAAAAAGTCACATTTTACCCAAAAGTACGTTCGGTCAAAAATGGGATCTTCTGTTGATGCTTGGAGAGTAGAGCCTATGATACGATCATCATAAGCTGGGAGGTGAAAAGTATGACTTATGCAGCGCCGCAAGTTGACTATTCCACTATGGAACCTGCTATTATGGACCAAGCTTGGTTCTTAGTATTTGTTGCTGTCCTTCTTGGATTGGGAGCAACAGTTGTTCTAGGAGCAGCAGTTTGGTGTATAGCTAACGGCAAGGGTAGCTTTACAGGAGCCGTTCAGTGGGAAAGTGGCTTAAAAGTCCAAATTGAATGTAAGTAGCTATACTTAGGATTCATCTTTTTACTTCTATGAAATGACACCAGGGCTAAACCGTCTGTGGCGGGCGGTTTAGCCTGATCTGTTTTTAAAGAATATGCAGACACTTGGAGGTTATATGTTTACGATCGAGAAATTAACCAAGACGTATAAAAATAACGTGACTGCTGTCAAAGATTTTCATTTAAAGATCGACCCTCATCAAATCGTTGCTGTCGCTGGACCGAATGGTTCTGGTAAAACAACGATGATTAACTGTATACTCGGCATCATCAAGCATACAGAAGGAACGATTTTTTTGCAGGACGTCACAAATGACGAACCATCCTTTAAAAAACAAGTAGCCTATGTTCCAGATGATCTGCTGCTCCCTGAAGCATTGACTGGTGCTGAATATTTAGATTTTGTTTCTTCTATGTATGAATGTAAAACAATTCATAGAAGAAATCAACTAATTGAACTGTTTGATATGGACTCAGCTTTATCAAGACCGATTGAAACCTATTCACATGGTATGAAAAAAAAGACACAGCTGATTGCCGCCTTTATGCTTGATAGTCAATTGGTGATTATGGATGAGCCCTTTAGAGGACTTGATATTGAAGCGGTTATAAACACAAAGAAACTGATGAAACGTTATGCCGAGCACCATGGTGCGATCTTGCTTTCAACGCATGATATGCTTTCAGCGGAAGAGCTGTGCCATAAAATCGCCATTATTTCTAAGGGAAATAAAATGGATGAAGGAACGGTCTCAGCCTTAAAGGAGAAGTATCAATCAAGCACATTGGAACAGGTGTTTCTGAAAGCTTCAATGTTAAGTGATAGGGGTGCACATTTTGATGAAATCATTAATCATTTCTAGAATGATGCTTAAAATGTGGCAGCAGGAGATGTATAAGCTCTTTGATACTCAGACGAAGCGGATCATTGTGATCTTATTCTTTTTATTTGCCGTCACAATGGGCGCCATCATCGGATACAGTTTTACGGGTGTCTTTATGAAGGCATTCTTACATGGCGATGAACGTTCACTTGGATTACTCGTTGTGTCAATGGCGATCAATGCATCCATCTTTACAAGTCTGTTATTCATTTTGATCAAGGTCAGAACGCCTGAGCAAGACCGTTTTTCTATGCAGCTCAGCTGGTTCCCGCTTTCTACTTTTCAGAAAAGCCTTGGATACTTTATTCCGATGGTGACAGTGGTGGCAGGGCTTGTTTTATTTTTTATCGGTATTCTGCTTTTACCTAATTTTATTGCCCAGGGAATAGGTGTTTATTTTATTGTTACGTTCTTTTTGATGGTGATTTTGCAATCGCTTTTTGTCTTAATGCTTTTGCAACTCATTTACAATATGACGTATTTGGTCGTTCTAAAATTAAAATTACCGTTGCAAAAATTTGCAGCGATCTTTGTTTTATTAGCACTGGTTGTAGCGTATGGAATGACGCATTTTGATATAAGTCAAATTCAGCAATCATATATACAGTTTGATTATCATTTGATGTATTTCACAGCACCGTTTTTCTTAGTGGCTCAAGGAATGTCTCCTGAAGGGGTAAACTATGCAATCTTGATTCTGTTTATCCTTTTATCGACGTGTGGCGCTTTTCTTTCTCTTGCGATGATGCCGATTATGGCAGAGAAAAAAGCGTTAACCTTTTTAAACAAATTGCCGTTCTCTTCTTCAAAAAAATGGTCACTGATTGTAAAGGAAATGAAATCACAGGTGCGAAATGAAGAAAACATTTTAAATTTTCTCATTCTCCTCATTGTGATCTTATTCGTCCGTTATCAGTTTGGGTTCCGCTTTGAAGAAGAAGCATTTTTTGTTCTCTGTGCTCTCGCTGGATTAACCGCCTTCAATTCATTTGGCAATGATAAACGA harbors:
- a CDS encoding LTA synthase family protein, which produces MKKIFANKYSFFVLAVLLFWAKSYAAYKMDFNLGVKGSFQEGLLLLNPFSSAIVFLGLALFLKGRKSAIVLIVIDFIMTALLYANVAYYRFFDDFLTFSTMKQAGNLGGGMTGGVLSSIKPHDLLYFLDIIILIAIVIWRPEVKKFQMKKTFALLIVAAGVGLFFVNLHLAEKDRPELLTRTFDHKYVVKYLGVYNYTIYDGVQSAQNATQVANASSEDLTDVVNYTASHYAKPNAEYFGKAKGKNIIKIHLESFQSFLIDYKLNGEEVTPFLNKLAHGKEDFTYFDNFFHQTGQGKTADAELMMDNSMFGLPEGAAFVTKGENTYQSLPAILDQKAGYTSAVLHGDYKSFWNRDTIYKHMGYDQFFDASYYNMDEENLVNMGLKDKPFFKESIPMLESMKKPFYAHLMTLTNHYPFNLDEKDATIAKATTGDKTVDNYFQTARYLDESLEQFFKDLKKSGMYKDSVILLYGDHNGISENHNRAMSEIQGKEITPYQNAQNQRVPLMIRIPGKQGGVNHTYGGEVDVMPTLLHLQGIDSNEYVNFGTDLFSKKHDQTVAFRNGNYVTPKYTLVDNTVYDTKTGKVVKQNKKTEAIKARVDNQLSLSDKVLYRDLLRFHKLSDFKPVNPSDYFYGKSKDKEEDSSAK
- the lepB gene encoding signal peptidase I, which gives rise to MTTNTKTQKKKSEVWGWLKAILIAFIAVFIIRNFLFAPYIVKGTSMEPTLHNTERVFVNKTVDYFGDYKRGQIIVLDGEDRSTHYVKRLIGLPGDKIEMKNDQLYVNGQKVAEPYLASNKKKAAADGILLTPDFGPLTVPKGKYFVMGDNRQNSMDSRNGLGLFTKSDIQGTTSFVFYPFQDVRLLND
- a CDS encoding IS1182-like element ISBpu1 family transposase, with the translated sequence MLSKREEERRNQLEVVALDELVPEDHLVRKIEQAIDFDFIYDLVKDHYSSDNGRPSVDPVVLIKMVLIQYLFGIRSMRQTIKEIETNVAYRWFIGYGFSEKIPHFSTFGKNYVRRFHDTDLFEQIFYRILREAMKKGLVDPSIAFIDSTHVKANANKKKLEKKIVRVETRSYQNQLHEEINIDREEHGKKPLPLQNKEETKEIKVSTTDPESGYYVKDEREKSFAYSFHTACDSKGFILGSLVTGGNVHDSRMLDSLVSKVTEKVGKPNVVAVDAGYKTPYIAKFLMDQEIRPVMPYTRPRTKAGYLKKNEYVYDAYFDCYICPNGQILSYRTTTREGYKQYVSDSEVCESCSFLDNCTQSQNHTKQIHRHIWQDYLDEADNLRLTEINKSIYAKRKETIERVFADAKEKHGMRWTKLRGLKKVSMQAMLTFAAMNLKKLANWTWKVPCPA
- a CDS encoding homocysteine synthase codes for the protein MSEERPFRLETKAIHAGQELDSATYSRAVPIYQTSSFGFRDSEHAANLFGLQEPGNIYSRIMNPTNDVFEKRIAELEGGIGALAVSSGQAATTYSILNIAGAGDEIVSSSSLYGGTYNLFAHTLKKLGITVKFVDSSNLEELEAAITDKTKAVYAESIGNPKGDILHIEAISTIAHKHHIPLIVDNTLASPYLLRPIEFGADIVVHSATKFIGGHGTSIGGVIVDSGKFPWADSDKFKGLTEPDPSYHGLTYTEAIGEAAYITKARVQLLRDLGAALSPFNSFLLLQGLETLHLRLERHSENALKTAQFLQDHPLVDWVSYPGLESHESYELAQTYLPKGQGAILTFGIKGGREAGKKLIDSVKLFSHLANVGDSKSLIIHPASTTHQQLSEAEQIATGVTPELIRLSVGTEAIEDIIADLEQAITKSQAE
- a CDS encoding ABC transporter ATP-binding protein encodes the protein MFTIEKLTKTYKNNVTAVKDFHLKIDPHQIVAVAGPNGSGKTTMINCILGIIKHTEGTIFLQDVTNDEPSFKKQVAYVPDDLLLPEALTGAEYLDFVSSMYECKTIHRRNQLIELFDMDSALSRPIETYSHGMKKKTQLIAAFMLDSQLVIMDEPFRGLDIEAVINTKKLMKRYAEHHGAILLSTHDMLSAEELCHKIAIISKGNKMDEGTVSALKEKYQSSTLEQVFLKASMLSDRGAHFDEIINHF